The genomic window ataaataaaaaatatcaaGCGCTAGAACTGTGTACAAGACTGTGTAATATCAATGTACAAAATGTCTTGGAAAAAAATACTAGCTTAAACTGCTGTTACAAATACAATTCCTTCCTTGTtaaatttctttctctctccatgtgcattcacaaatatttatttgaagtctctttaaaaaaaaaacaaagaaaaaacaaagagaAGTCTTTTAGGAGGTCTTTTCGTGGCATCATGTCAAAActaaaaaacacaacacaacacagctgaGAAGCTCCTTGGAGAGAGGTCAGTGTGGTTTCCACGGCGGCAGCGGCGGCGTACGGTGCTTTTTGTTCACGCCTCTTTAACTCATGGAAAGATCTCGGGCCTTGTGAAGCGGCCCAACGTCTGCCGCCCGTCAGCCAGTAGGTGGCGCCAACGCTACATTACGTGCTGGTGGTGGAAAAGGGGGGAGGTTTTAGTCTCTTGCTGCATCTTAAGTACTGATGGCAGCTGGGTGTCCTTCCTCCCTGGTCGAGTGGCAAACCTCTCATATCTGAGCCCCTCTCTTGTCGATCACAAACGACTCAAGTGGCAGATTGTGTGGGTCATACTGATCGTGCACTCGGGCACAGGTAATGGCACTTTTTGCGTTCGGTGGGTAAAAAGACGTGTAGAAATATGAACATGGGGAAAAGAAGCCCTCGAAATTTGGTTGAGATGCAGTTTCTGCCAAACTGTCAAAAAAGAAGTCCCAACCACAGCTTTGAAGAGACTCTTTTCGTTTGGTTCATGAGAAGGTACGGCTTTCAGTCTTCAGCATCACAAGTTTTACGACCATGTCAGAGTGAACAAACAGATTACGGAGCTATGAGGTTGGAGGGGGAAACAGGGGagggtttgttttggatgagtaACATCTGGAGGAAGAGCAGCCCGCAGGCTTCCCCCTTATGTAGGAAGGTCACATCTCAACAGACGGGGGCTCTCACAGGAGAGGAGCCCTTTCAGGAAGCAGGAGAGTGGACCTGTGACATGACCGACCGCACAAACCTGCAACACGGGTGACCGAACCAGTGGGACTCGGGCagtgtggagaggagaaaaagtctagaagagaggaggaaaagaggagggagagagagagagagagagagagagagagagagagagagagagagagagagagagagagagagagagagagagagagagagagagagagagagagagattttggggtggaggggtggggtgggaagaGGCACTAATGCTTCTGCTGACACTGGTTCAGCTCCTTTTGACAGGGCTCCATGGTAACGGCCACGCCCACGCCACTCCGGCCCGATGTCATCTTGGTGACCTCTAGCCACGTGTCCGTTTCTGGGTCGTAACACTCCACGCTGTCAAGAAACGTGTTGCCATCATAACCACctgtggaggagggagagcaCACGGATTTACAGCAGTGCACCTACATCCTGACATTGAAGACTTGGATTTAATTACAATCCCTGTAAACCAAAATCAGAGACTTGTTTGGAACCACCTTGTATAGGTTAGAAACCTACTCCTGAAAACATGTAAAgactaaactgtgtgtgtgtgtgtgtgtgtgtgtgtgtggcactgaaTTGTGGAGTTTGACGATTGAGCTGGACATCAGAGATCATCTGAAAAGGGAGGCTCCAATATTCTGTTGAAAAAGCGTAGCTGTAGTGGGGTCCGGGACATGAGCATCAGAAGATATTTTTTGAATGGAATCCTATGGGATGCGTAGCTAACTTAGCCTGAACAAATTTCCTATGTGAAACCACTCAGGGGGGCTTTAAATTATAGTATCGCTGTAACGATTTTAACCTTTCCCAAATAACAACGGCACCTACAAAAAAATGAAAGTTTGAGAAATGACGattcaagggagagagagagaaggttccTGACATGCCTTAGCATTGTCACTCTTAACAAGGTGGGTGTTCAAAATAGTTTGATGTCGTGTATCTAATGGTAATGGGTGTTAAAACACCCATTTAATGAGTGTTAAACCTAACTAGTGTTAAACTTACTCTTGGTGTGCAGCATTCCTAAAGCTTACCACGCTCCACCTCTAGATGGAGCCAGACGTCCTTCTACTACAGCTGCAGCACACTTCCTTAACGACCTGAAACCTGCAAAAAGCACCACTACCTGTACTCACATGTGCTGCAGtacaaaaataattgacagacaGGAATGCCCGTCTCTCCGGAAGGTTCTTGATTGGTTAAAACAGTTACACTATGTAGAGAGGTTTTACCTGATGAATACAGACGCTTTGATAATCCAATTTGACCATTCTAAAAAGTCACCATTTTAACCATCAATCATTTTAGATAATTTGCcttacacacatgtgtgtgtatattttatgATGATTATTAATGTTGTTATAATGATGTATTATGAAATATTTGCTGCTATAgtttattgttattatgatGAAAgatactttggataaaagcgtctgcaaAATAACCATAACCGACGAGCCATAACCAAGACTTTTTTTCTAGTCGGCTTATTTTGTTGATTTATTGAGATTTAATGTTTCTGAGTTATTCCAAGTGTGAGTCACCTGGACTACTCAAACAAAGAGTTAAACATTGTCATTCAGCCATAATCAGTTGTGAAATCTTTCCTTGAAATGTGCCACGTCCTACTCTGTAAAAACGAAATGTCAACTGGGTCAACTGGTATGCCACACTTTGCAgagtttgtgttttaatttttcCATGTGGCCATAGCAACACTCTATTCTGCAATTCAACTGGGACTGGCGCACGACTACATCTTCAATATGACTAACTGGGAATTTACACCCGAGGCGCCGTTAATGAAGCGTTTTTTAGTTGCCCGTCCGACGTTTATCTATTGTTAGCGATAGAATTCCATTGGAATCAGTCTGCAAATAGAATCTTTAGAGCAGAAACAATGACTGTCATTGATTTGTGATTAACATTCTGACTGTGACCAACACCCAACAGTTTGGATATGGACTGCACTGAATCAACACTTAAACAGAGCGGAGTAAACCGAGGGTGTTACTGAAGGGTGTGAATTGAGAAAAATGTGTATTGCATTAGCCCTTGCAGAATGACTCTAGGTAGCAAATAAAATCACTGGACATCAGCATGACACGACTTATCCGGCGCTGTTGACGCACCCAGCACGTAGATGCGCCCGAGGTGTGTGGTGACGCCCAGGGCACTCCTGCGATGCCTCATGGACGACACGAAGCTCCAGGCGTCCGTCTCCACCTCATATCGCTCCACCGTGTTGAGCTGGTTTGTGCCGTCGTAGCCTCCCATCACATAGATGTGGCTCCCCATGGCACACACGCCTGCAAGGGACAcaaggacagagagagcaatAGAGTTAACCATCTCGGCAGGACGAACACAGGAGTGAGACAACAAACAACCAAAATTGTTTTAGTCATGGTCAAGTTTTAGGGTCACAAGATATTCAATAGTCAGTGATTAACATTATACTGTATAAGCATTTTAAACGATTTTATGAGACCCATAAGTCCCAATAAGGCACGGCTCAATGTTAACTTTTAAAAGTGGTTACCAGCTTGGCAACCAGACATGAGGTTTTGGTAGGGCAACCATTAATGCCCAGGAAGAGGGGACAGGGAAGAAGAAATGAAGAAAATTTATatgataaatgaatgaatgaattaaatgaattaaacaaTAGTATTGTTTTTACGTGAGGCACTCTGGATCCATTATAATTCCCTGCTCATACACGAGAGGAACGCTGTTCAAATAAAAATGAACATTTTGCATGATGGAGGGTAAAGGGCACTGGCTGGATTCCTGAACTGACTGCTCATAAACACCAGAGATTTCTCAGACTGTTTACTGAGCTTAAACGATTAGAATGTTGTCAGGACACCATTGTATGCAGCACGGCAGTATAAATACCTCTGACATTTTTATCATGATTTCTTTACTTAATCTACTGGCCATGATGATTTAGTACTGTAAATGTGGGCTCAAGTCATTAATCATACGTTGATCCAGGCTATGAATCAAGTGGATGTTTGTTTACAGTAATACTGTTATGACTAAGGAGAACATATTGAGCAGGACTAAGAGCAGCAAGAGCTTCTGACAAACTTCTATCAACCTATCAATCTTTTGTAGATGACGAcccgaaaagaaaaaaaagtgcctGGAGTACTTCCTGCACGCCtcctgcacatatctgtactgAGTTGTTATAGCCCTTTActgatgtaaatgtaaatcgtaaatgtaaatcaggtttctcagCGTATACGAggaatttagtctctgcatttatcccatccgtgaattagtgagagCACAGTGaagagaagcacacactaacacggagcagtgagctgccttgctacagcggcgcccggggagcagtgaggggttaggtgccttgctcaagggcacttcagctgttcctactggtcggggatcgaactggcaaccctccggttacaagcccaaagccctaaccagggccacgactgcccccttGATACACCTCCAGTGCAACTCATTATGTCGACAATGTTCAGTCCCAGATCCTAGACACATCAACAATGTTCAGTCCCAGATCCTAGACACATCAACAATGTTCAGTCCTAGATCCTAGACACATCAACAATGTTCAGTCCTAGATCCTAGACACATTAAGCCATACTCAATAGCAACATTGGCACTGCCAGGGGACCAGGGGATTTGTGGTTTGTGGAGACACCATCCAGCGGGAGTAAAGGAGTATAGCTGGAGTGGAGACAGGCAAAGATTAAGGCTGGTCTCCAGTCACGCCTACAATACAGACGTGTGCTCCCTTAAAAACAGGGAGGGTGTTTAAAAACAATGGCCTCTCTGGGGGAGCTGTGCTGTAAGCGGAAGCATTCATGATACATTGGGGTCCAAGTGTCCACAGGGACGCGCGTTTGACTCCGACCCGCGGTCACTTCCTCATCGTACTCTCCCTCCCGCTCATTTccgcttgaatttcccctggggatcaataaagtatctatctatctatctatctatctatctatctatctatctatctcctgTCATCTCTACTATTCTATCTGAATTAAAGCTCCAAAATCAAAATGAGCCTGTTTATTATCTAATGAATACAGTTGTTCAGTGATTCACATTGTACAATCAATTAAATGGTCTCAATTTTGATCCTATTTAAGCAAAGGAAATGTGATGATGCGTGAGCAGTGTCTTGAAATGTGATGATGCGTGAGCAGTGTCGTCCAGTTCTGGGAGCTGCGGTCACTCACCTGCCCCACTCCTGACAGTGTTCATGGGGGCCATGGTCTTCCACTCGTCCTTCTCTGGGTTGTAGCACTCGGACGAGCTGAGCCGGTGCGTGCCGTCGAAACCGCCCACTGCGTACAGCAGCCGGTTGATGACCGCCACGCCCACCCCGATGCGACGCGTCTGCATGGGCGCCACCAGGTGCCACGTGTCCCGCTCGGGGtcgtacctacacacacacgcagacacacacacagacagacagacagacagacacacacacacacgacaaggAGAACATAAAAACTCAGAACAGTGTGAAGTGCACAATGGTTCTATTGTACTATTTCACAATGGTTCACCTGAAAGCCAACAATGAGTGGAACATTTTCCTCCTGTAGATTCGAAGGTGTTACGCCACCTCGAAATCAGTTCCCTACTTCAAAACCTGAACTCTGACACCCCCTTCCTCAATGCGGCTTTTGAAAGATTTTGGTCATGCTgtcacacattcacaaaaagatATATTTTTTCCGAAAAACCTCACCGCTTCCTGAAAGCCCAGTTGCAACACCTAATCACATGCACCCACTCCGGAGTTGTTAGATTCTTAGAGTCTTTGGTGTCAGTGGTGAGCTATCACTAGTGACAGTCATAACCTAATCTTCCTGATGCTTCCCTAGTTACTCAGctcagggggagagggagaacagCCTTTGATGTGGGCACTGCTAATAATACCAACTTCATGTTCAGGTTTTCCCCTTGGTAACTGGTTGCTATGTTTGGTCTCGTTTTCCACTTGGCTGGATTTAAAGCAAGACTTCCTCCTAAGCGCCTAGGCTGGGTAGAATTGATACTTCAGTGAAAGCCTTGTCGGCAGGTAACTCGAGAGTAAAGACTGAATTATGAATGGACGGAAAAAAAAACGGGGAAGTCCACCTCTATGCTTCTCAGGACAGAAAAACACAAATCTCTGAAACGGAACTAAAATGAGTCATTTAAATCTGAGCAGGTTAACCAACTGTGGATCATAAAATTAACAAAAATGCCAAAGCACCAAATTTTGCAAATACTGAAAGttggaaataaaacaaataatttaCACATTTAAAAAGCAATTAAAAATATGACcagcagggaggagagggaggctgATGGTGTAGCTGGAGGTCAAACTGACCATACTGACATGTAAGCCACACAGCTGGTGTGAACTAGCAAAACAACTCCTAAGTGGAGGGTGAATGCCAAGAAAAACAGATAAAAAAACCTTTCAGTTTTAGTTTTGTAAACAAGCACTAGGCTCCCTTCCCCGACACTAAAACTGCTTCTACCATACTGCTCATTAAGGCAAGCTAACCTAAAAGACTAATTATCTGGAACCCCTCCCGAGAGCAGGGTCTAAGTGCTATCCGTCATTAGTAGGACATGCCAACACCTTTATTGTCACCGCAGGCTCTAAGTGAAAACTGCAATCAGTGTGTCAGGTTAACAGACCCTAACGACTTCCTCACAGAAGCCAGCGACATGCGGCCTGTCCCTCTGCACCCCCATCCTGCCGATCGCTCTCCCCAAAGGGGTCAAAGTGACGGTCACCATATTCCCGCCGGTCCTCACCTCTCCACGCTGTTGTGGTGGATGCAGCCGTGCGAGCCGCCCACGGCGTAGATCATGCCGTCGATGACGCCCACGCCGATGCGGTTGCGCGGCACGCTCATGGGCGCGCACGGCAGCCAGCAGTTGTTCATGGGGTTGTAGCAGTCCAGCGTGTTGGAGTCCATGTTGCCGTCGGGCGCGTTGTTGCGGCCGCCCACCGCGTAGAACAGCCCGCTGATGACGCACGCTGCCAGGCCGCTGCGCGGCACCTGCAGGTCGGCCAGCCGCAGCCAGGCGCCCGAGCACGGGTTGTACGCCTCCAGGTAGCTCAGCGACTGGCGGAAGTAGCCGCCCGCCGTGTAGATGAGCTGCGGCACCTTGGGCGTGCGGCACGGGATGCACTTGGTAGGCTTGTGCAGCGTGAGGTCCTGGAAGATCTGCGCCAGGTAGTCCTTGCACTGCGCGTCCCACTCGTGGCACTCCAGCTGCAGCTGCAGGAAGTGCGGCGTGAGCGAGTGGCAGCGCACGGCCTGCAGCAGCGCCTGCACGAACGGCCGGCGGTTGGCGCGGTCGTACTGCACCCAGGCCACGCACGCGTGGAACACCTCCGACTCGCAGCGCACGTTCAGCTCGTCGCGGCTGATCAGCGTCACCAGCTGGCAGTGGGACAGGTTGAAGAACTCCTCCTGTGTGGCCacctgagggaggagaggaagatggaggaggaggaggaggagaaggagatggaggaggaagatggaggaggaggagagatggaggatgaggaggagaagaagagatggaggaggaggaggagaagaagagatggaggaggaggaggagaagaagagatggaggaggaggagaaggagagatggaggaggaggagaaggagagatggaggaggaggagaaggagagatggaggaggaggagaaggagagatggaggaggaggaggaggaggaggaagagaaggagagatggaagaggaggagaaggaaagatggaggaggaggaggaggaggagaaggagaaggagagatggaagaggaggagaaggaaagatggaggaggaggaggagaaggagaaggagagatggaagaggaggagaaggaaagatggaggaggaggaggagaaggagaaggagagatggaagaggaggagaaggaaagatggaggaggaggaggaggaggaggaggaggagaaggagaagaagagatggaggagaaggagagatggaggaggaggaggaggagaaggagaagaagagatggaggagaaggagatggaggaggaggaggagaaggagaagaagagatggaggaggagagatggaggaggaggaggaggaggagagatggaggaggaggaggaggaggaggaggagagatggaggaggaggagagatggaggaggaggaggaggaggaggaggaggaggaggagagatggaggaggaggagagatggaaggagggggggtggtaggaggagggaggaagtgGAAAAGAAACATGAGGGGGAATGTGTAATGGAGCAGTCCAGCAGAGTGTAGGGGGTCAACGGAGAAGGGAGAGATGATCACAGCAAGGTGAGTCGAGGGGTCAGATGGGAgccaggtgagtgaaagtggagAGATGAACATGGAGGAGAACACCAGGagaggggcaggaggaggaaaagCAAACGCTTATTAGAAATCACATGATCCACATGATTCTTTTGACTATATGTCATAAAAAGGTTGCCTAGGTTACTGTGCACATGTTTGACACTTCCAAATAAATTCCTAGTTAACCTTGTGAGGGCAATTATTACCATAACTGTACATCGACAAGAGCTTTACGTATTCACCTTTTATACAAGTGTTACTTATTGTAATGTAAGCAAAAATCCAAGTGCAACAATCAATTCAAAGACGTTCAGATGCATAACCTTAGAATCAATTAGGGACAAATTAGACTCAGAACTTTTAAAACTGGGTCATGCTCCTGTAATATGAAGCGAACAATATCTTTATTCATGCCTGGGCACTGTAGTGGTTAGGCTGAAACAAACCTAACAATTCAAACAGAACTATTTCCTTAATTGGGTGAGGTTGGCAGTCTCCCAGGTCACAAGACACATCAGACGCAGAGAGCACGAACGACAAGAGACTGACAGCAGACTGGATCCTATTTGACTTCCATAAACGGTTTGTTTTGCTCGACTGTCTGGCTACTCTCACGACACCTCAACAGTACATTTGTGTGCGTAAGGGACACGCATGTGGAATATGGAGAGTTCTGGGGCTGGGAAGAGGGTTGTGCTTCGGGTGAGTCGCCAGTTGAAGTCATTTGGAGACCGCTAGTCTGCAGATACTTCATTGTTAACGGAGTGcttcatatatgtgtgtgttttaatagtTGGTCTAAGAAAAGCCGCAATAAAAAGGGCAATAGGGAAGCAGAGGCTGGTTGACAACGCCAATGAGCACTTCAGCTTTCCagaaaaaggtggaagttggtcCACTGCAGAAATAGAAGTACATTCATACTTGGGAGAGATGGCCTAATGCTGAGGTGGTGATTCATCGCTTGACTTGAAGTGTACAATGCTCGACACACCTTGCTCTGTGCAACATGAAGTTGAACAGATAGCAAGACTAGCAGAATTTCTGTAGTTTACACATCAGATTCAGTGTCATTCACTGACAATGAAGGAATGTAGTGGTAAATGAATGCATGTCAAAATCCATGCCAAATAATGTACAAGCGTGAAGGTGTTGGATAAGTACCAGGGACAAACAAATTGGTTTGTGAAATATTCCAAAACAGTCCTTAGGAACTGGACTAGTTTCTTCGCTTTAGAAAGATCTGAGTATCAGAGTGACCGGACAACTGCACATTATGTTGCAGGAGATTTTCAGGATCTCTATTACAGTACACTGCAGGGGATCAATCTGATCATAAACCACTGCATGTTTTAGATTCTGCAAAGGCTGTTTTGAGCGGTAAAAGAGTGAACATGATAAAAGCGCCACTTTCATTCAGatgcagggcttaaatttcactgcgggattgcgggtattgcgcataatttgttcaagtcccgcaactctagccatcataatgcgagaaattcccgcatacacttttacagcctgtctgatgacgttaatatagcctaatcattaagtggcgagttgaattgaacatagcctcatgcagacgcacacacacacggagggagggagagagagagagagagagagagagagagagagagagagagagagagagagagagagagagagagagagagagagagagagagagagagagagagagtttgttagttttttgaacatttattgtatctaatgacatagaaaacataataatttgcatacacatactgcactatgcacaacttttattcactagcgactatagcctaaaaccgtcaagttgaaggggggctaattactccatagaattaccCTCACGTATTTTCAGTGAgtaagtgacaggcactcaattacacctactcatcagcaatgtgcactcaattggacctacacaccacattaaagatatgcctaaatgttataggttaaacgtcaatatgaggcattcaaattactaaatatgtttagctactagtaattactagtaaaatgctaaatgcattataaaataaatacactctatatgaattcaaaaatatatgatagaaacatatcacataagctatcattttcagtgtgtgtttgtgtgtgtggagagagtcaagcagaatctaggatgtccactgttgtgaatgatcccactacagtatatattactgatgacgtcagggtggtgggggccccaaaatcaaacacttttttaaaaaaagtatcgaagtattgaaatcgcaattcttgacttggtatcagaatcgaccccccctcccccccaaattgtgtaaatcccccctacatgaataacctaaggggggaattcccccccattttgaaaaatgaattttaagccctgcagATGGCTTTGTAAGGGAGAACATTCTGGCAAAATTTGGTGCGCTAATTGAGGCCAGAGAAACCCCACCGGACTTGTTACTTTTCGAaaccacaacacaccaacatGACTCATTCAACCTTTTGAAGCTTTTCgaaaccacaacacacaccatgacTCACCACTCAACCTTTTTAAGCTCGACTTCGCATGCATGACTCAGTAGGCCTACTCGAGACACGCCCGATTCCTGGCACAAACTAGTTCGCTCCGTGACTGCCTTGTCTTGCTATGCGGGCAGGAGCACACGCAGGTGAACCCCCACTGcctacacacacctcctgcagGGCTGACTCGCCGCAGGCATCCGCGCCGATTAGCTCTCCAGGGCTCAAAGGAGACAAATACCACACCGTGCGCGTCGAGGCCAAGAGGAAAGCAATAAAGCCAGGTGCACAACCACGCCTGTGAGGCCTGGGGACTAGTCAGGCCAGCACAGGTTTGCTGTGGGAGCTGCCCCACTGCACCACAGGGGCCGTCTGGTTGGCACTCATAAATACCGTCCAATGGTGTGAATGATGTGTCTCTTTTTTAGTGGCGATAAGAGCCATTAACTAGATGGCACATTAACTGCTCTCGGCAGATTGTTCTAGGGTCCGATAAGGCCACCGGGATTACGAAATGAAAGTTTCACATGCAGTGAAACTTTCAAGTTTCATCGCATGGGGAGAATGGATAGTGTTCGCCTCATGATTTCACTTCCATTTTCACTACTTCCCTGAGTGCAGGCTCAGTCACAGAGGTCTGTTACATGCACATGGTCTCAGAGAACAGGGACGGCACCATCACCTCGACCCTGCAGCCCCGCATCTACACATCTTGTTTGTGACAAAGGTGACAAAGACAATTGATTTGACCGCTTTCAGCACACCACTTGCACTCTCGACCCCGCCGTCAAGCTCTTGGTGATTTTTGACACCAGGACATTTGGGTGACAAAGCCCAAGTCTCAGTCAGTCGTGAGTAGCTGAGCATGAGATTAATTTAGCAAAAAATATGAGCGCATGGTAGCTGCTAGTGGGCTGACATGACTGTTATATATCTAGCCGTTTATTTACCATTGTTCTGGAGCGTCGAATTACTTCATACTTCATTAATCTGATCCAACATTCCCAAATGCTTCTCAAAAACAGATTCCTGATCGGCTCCCTCACATTGTTGGCTCAAGTTCACCTCGAGCACTGCCAGAATCCTAAAAACTGAGCTTTAGCCCTAGTGTAACGTTCAAAGATCTCAAGAGAGTGGAAAGTTCGGCTTGACCTGGATTAAGTTCACGCACAGCAGCATGCGCCAAGATGATGGTTGCACGTCATTTTAGTGCTAAAATTTAACTCCTGATCACAACATCAGTAGGCCATGAAATGAGAGGTTTCCGACACGTTTTGTGCAATCCTCCCAATGACTCCATTCAGTCCACTCTGATTTGGGTCAAGCTGCATGCATGCCTGATTACTAACTTACTATGGGGCCAGATACGATCCTGAGTTGGCCTCTCAGTGGACTATGGGGACTGGACAGATGTACGCTACTGCAGCCTCATTCATCACAAACATCTGACATCTGGGAAATTACACTATCTAAGCCCAGTTACCCTGTTAACAACCTCAAATACAAACACTCAGAAGACCCTGAGGGAAAACTCTTGTATTGTTATCCTGTATAACCCCTGTATAAACGATTCCTTC from Alosa sapidissima isolate fAloSap1 chromosome 9, fAloSap1.pri, whole genome shotgun sequence includes these protein-coding regions:
- the keap1b gene encoding kelch-like ECH-associated protein 1B yields the protein MHAGGGMTECKAEVTPSTRNGHRVFSYTLESHTGAAFAIMNELRLERQLCDVTLRVKYNDLEAVDFVAHKVVLASSSPVFRAMFTNGLKECGMEMVPIEGIHPRVMDRLIEFAYTASISVGEKCVIHVMNGAVMYQIDSVVKACCDFLVQQLDPSNAIGIANFAEQIGCTELHQKAREYIYMNFSQVATQEEFFNLSHCQLVTLISRDELNVRCESEVFHACVAWVQYDRANRRPFVQALLQAVRCHSLTPHFLQLQLECHEWDAQCKDYLAQIFQDLTLHKPTKCIPCRTPKVPQLIYTAGGYFRQSLSYLEAYNPCSGAWLRLADLQVPRSGLAACVISGLFYAVGGRNNAPDGNMDSNTLDCYNPMNNCWLPCAPMSVPRNRIGVGVIDGMIYAVGGSHGCIHHNSVERYDPERDTWHLVAPMQTRRIGVGVAVINRLLYAVGGFDGTHRLSSSECYNPEKDEWKTMAPMNTVRSGAGVCAMGSHIYVMGGYDGTNQLNTVERYEVETDAWSFVSSMRHRRSALGVTTHLGRIYVLGGYDGNTFLDSVECYDPETDTWLEVTKMTSGRSGVGVAVTMEPCQKELNQCQQKH